A stretch of DNA from Spirosoma endbachense:
CGATATTCAGATCCGAAAGGCAGTCAATTCGCAGATGCGTGGTAGCTTTCGCTCTGTTTTTAAAGGATCGGGATTGGAGTTCAGTGATTTACGTATCTATCAGTACGGTGATGATGTGCGGGCTATCGACTGGAACGTGTCGTCGAAAGGACACGGTACGTTCGTAAAAGTATTTCGGGAAGAGAAAGATCAGACCGTTTTTTTTGTCGTGGATGTTAGCGCATCGCAGCAGGTTGGTCCACAGCACCGGGCTAAATTAGATGCCACCAAAGAGGTGTGTGGGGTGCTGGCCATGTCGGCCATTCGCGAAGCCAGCCACGTGGGTCTGTACTGTTTTTCGGATCAGAAAGAGCGATATATCAAGCCCTCAAACAGCTTAAAAACGGGTTATCAGTTGATAATGAGCCTGTTTAAGTTACAGCCCGAATCGGCCCGCACCAATCTGGCTGATGCGTTGCTGTTTACGCTGAACTGCCTTAAACGCCGTAGTGTCGTTATCCTGCTCTCCGACTTTATCGATCAGGGATACGAACATAATCTGAAGGCGCTGGCAAGAAAACACGATTTGGTCGTTATTCATTTTTATGACCAGCGCGAGGTGAATTTACCCCGGCTTGGTATTATTCCGGTTCACGATACCGAGAATGGCCGGACTGTCTGGCTCAATACCTCGTCGGCCTCATTCCGAAACCGCCTGCGCGAAACGTTTCAGCAAAACCAGTCCCGGCTGGAGCGGCTTTGTAAACAATTTAATGCCAATTATCTGGTGCTCGATTCGCAGGAAGATTTTATACCGAAGCTTATTGACTTGTTTCGGATCAGAAAGTATCAATGAATTCTGACAAAGGCAGATTAGTGGCTCATACAATTCGATTACTTAGTAGTTTCTGTCTGTTTACAGTGTCGTTGTGGGCGCAGCCGCCTGCGAAACCAGCACTAAAAGGGCAATTTCTGGACGATAGTATTGAAATCGGACGGCCGTTTCGGTATGCGCTTACCTATCGTCATCCGCCATCGGCCGAGGTCCTTTTTCCCGACACATCCCGGCATTTTCTTCCATTTCGAGTGAAAGAAATAAGCGTTTCGCCGACACAGACAACGGGCGAAGGCCTTGCTTCCATTAGCCGGGACAGTGCCGTTTATACGCTCATTTCATTTGAAACCGACTCTGTGCAATTGTTGCAGGTACCTATTCGATTGATTAACGCCAGTGATTGTACCTACCTGACCACTCTGGTCGATACTGTATTTTTGCGATCGAAACTTACATCGCCGGGCGCGAATACTGCGTCGAACCAAAGCCTGACCCTGGCGTCACAAACCCAGCTGGCCCGCTTGCAACAGCAGTTTAATTACCCGGTTTTAGGAGAGGTGCTGCTTGTGGCAACGGCATTGTTGACGCTGATCTACCTGCTGTTTGGCCAGTCGATTCGTCGGCAATTACGTATCTATCAGCTTTATCAGCAGCATAAACGGTTTCTGCGGGATTATGCCCGGCTAAGCCGAAGCTTAAATGCCGATACGGCCCCCGAAAGTGCTAATCAGGCCGTTATTCTCTGGAAAACGTATCTTGAACAACTGGAACGACAGCCTTATGCATCGCTGACAACACCTGAAATTGCGGATCGCACCGGCGATGATCGTGTTGCCGACGCGCTACGGGAAGCCGACCGTATGATTTATGGTGGAACGTTTTCGGCACAGTCGCCGGATGCGCTGCGGGTGTTGCGCGATGTTGCTAGTCAGGCCTATCGTCGGCGTCGATATGTAATGCAGACATCGTCAGTACCTGCCAGGCCCGAAACGTTGTCGGATAGAGCGGAGTCGTCAACTTTTTCGTAACATGGAACCCTGGTACTCACTTCATTGGTTTGACCCGGATCTATGGGCGCAATTTCGGTTCACTAATCCGTTGGCTCTTTACCTGATTCCAACGGTAGGGTTACTATTGGCAATACGGTACTACCTGCATCGGGGGGCGCAACAACGCCTGAACCTGTCGCTGGGGTCGGTAGGGGGGCGGAGTCAGGCTGAGCGGTTTAATGAGAATGCGGTTCGGGCCAATCAGATTCTGATTAGTTCGTTACGCTTTCTGTTGCCCAGTAGCATCTTAATCGCCCTGAGCCTTTTACTGGTAGCCCTGGCGCGGCCTCAGCTTGTGGAAACGCATCGTGTGGAGCAGTCAGAAGGAATTGATATTATGCTGGCTATGGACGTGTCGTCGTCTATGACCGAAACCGATCTGCCGCCCAATCGTCTGGCAGCGGCTAAACGGGTAGCCCAAACGTTTATCAATGGTCGTAAAAGTGACCGCATTGGGCTGGTTATTTTTGCGGGTGAAGCGTTTTCTCTTTGCCCACTCACGACCGATCATGACTTGCTGAAACAGTATTTAAGCGAACTTGACGACAAGATGATCGACGCATCGGGTACCGCCATCGGCGATGCACTGGCTCGTTGCATTAACCGGATGCGCGAATCTGGTGTGTTAAGTCAGGATTCAACGCAATCTGCGAAGAAGCGGAGTAAGATCGTGATTCTGATCAGTGATGGTGATAATACGGCTGGTAACCTCGACCCCATTACGGCAGCTCGTTTAGCCAAAGCGTTTAATATCCGGCTCTATACCATTGCTGTTGGTCGGGTTACCCGTTCCAGCACGTCGGCTTCGACCATCGATGAGGGTATCCTGAAAACGATTGCCGGTATTGGCAGTGGCAGTTTTTTCCGGGCAATCGATGCCGGTCGATTGCGGTCTGTTTTTGCCCAGATCGACCGCCTGGAAAAAGCGCCTGTTCGAATGATGGTCTACGAAGATGTGCAGGACTGCTACCGGGCTTATTTATACTGGGCAATCTCATTTCTGTTGTTTGCGCTGTGTCTGAAAACCACCATTGTCGGAAATATTCTGGAAGATTAATTAGCCGGATTCGGTATGCCGTTGCAAACCATAAGCCGAATGTTGTAAACCGAATCGCATATGCTTAAATCGTATTATAATGCTGACGCAATCGAAGCTGGGCTGGATGAAGTTGGGCGCGGCTGTTTGGCTGGCCCGGTAGTAGCAGCTGCGGTGATCCTGCCCAAAGACTATACGCATCCGATTCTGAACGACTCGAAACAACTGACCCGCAAGCAACGGGAAACACTCCGCACCGACATCAAACGCGATGCGCTGGCGTGGGCAGTGGCTGAAGTTTCGCACGAGGATATTGATCGGATCAATATTCTGAAAGCGAGTTTTCTGGCCATGCATCGTGCCGTCGATTCGCTTGTGATTCGGCCGGAGCATTTATTGGTTGATGGTAATCGCTTTGTACCGTACCCGATGATTCCGCATACGTGTATTATAAAGGGTGATGCTCATTTTCTGTCGATTGCAGCTGCTTCAGTGCTGGCGAAAACCTATCGTGATGATTTGATGGAGCAGTTGGGGCTGGAGTTTCCCGCTTATGGATGGGCCAGGAATGTAGGTTATCCAACGCCTGTTCATCGGGAGGCTATTCGGAAGTTCGGCCCAACGAAATACCACCGGATGAGCTTTCGGCTTTTATAGAAAAAGCCACTGCTCATATCGCAGTGGCTATGTAGTCCGGTGCAATTATACCCGCTTACTTGAGCCAGAATTCATCTTCGTGCGCTACATCTGCAGAGTATACTTTAGCCCTGGTAATCTGGCCATTTTCAACGGTATAAACGTCAATGTTATCGACATCGAGTATGCCGCCGTTAGGCTGAACCGCTTTCCAGTGTACCAGGCAGGCAACGCTATTTCCGTTAGCCGTAAGAACCTTCACATCGGTCAATGCCAGTGTGTTGGATGATACGTCAAACATGCCACCTACCATCTTGAAAACCTCTGCACTCGATTTTTTTGTGCCGGAGAAGCGGTTGTTGCCGGGCTGACTCCATTCGATATCTGGGTGTAAAGATGACGCCAGTTTTGCCTGATTTCCCTGCTGAACGGCGGTTAAAAAATCACTCACTACCTGCATTGATTGTGTTTCCATGGCTTTTTTGTTTGATTGGTTTGTGGTCATCTGACGACCGGATTTAGTTGGATTGTTATTAGTTGACTGAGGAGTTGCGGAGTGACTTAGAGCGATCATTAGCGCAAGGACGATTGTTTTCATGTCGTTTTTTTGACAAAGGTATCGGGGCCTTTAGGGGCATGTTTTACCTTCAAACGCCAACCAATTACCATTTCACGACACCAGGAAATTCATGGTCAGATATTTCAGTAACTTTACTTCATGCAAGACTATCAGAAACTTTTGGCGCTCAATCTGCTGGCCTATGCCGTTCAGAAGAATACATCTGTCGATGATTTATGCAGTCGATCAGGGCTGGAAATAGATGATTTGCGAAGCGAAACAAAAGACCAACTAACTACTGTACAGGTTAATAAACTCTGGCTCAATGCCATTGAACTGAGTCATGATCCCTTGTTTGGTCTTCATTTTGGCGAGTCATTGCAGGCGGCTGCGTTGGGGGTTGTAGGCGAGCTAATCCGGCATAGCCGCACCATTGGCGAAGCACTGACTCACGCTGTTGCCTTTGCCCATTTGATTACAGACGCATTCGTGATGGAACTGGATCAGTCCAATCAGTCGGTTGCCATTCGGTTTATTCCGAACGAAGAACGTCGACGTGAATCGCCGGTCGCTTTTCGGCAGAAAATGGACTTTTTTATGGCCTTTACGCTTCACGAGGTCGATGGTCTGATTCTGCGTAAAATGCAGCCGATTCGGGTAATGCTTCCGGTTGAAGGCCCTGATTTGCCGGAATACGAACGGGTGTTGCGTTGTCGGTCAATTCAGAACAGTAGTGAGTATCTGATCGAGTTTGATCATAAATACTGGGATGAGCCTATTCTGACGGCTGATTATGAATTACAGGGATTACTGCTCCGGAAGGTGAGTGCCATGAATGATGCGTTCACGAATACAAAAGCACTCAGTGAGCGAATCAATAAATTCCTGCTTGCGAATGCTTATCTGGGCGTTCCTACCCTTGACGCCATTGCGGCCAATTTAAATGTTAGTAGTCGGAGTTTGCAGCGAAAACTACAGGAAGAGGGCGTAACGTATCAGCAACTGACCGATTCAATCCGAAAATCCTTAGCCCTGCACTATCTGCAATCGGGTCAGTACCCCGTCAAAGAAGTGTCGTATATACTGGGCTATAACGAGTTGAGTGCGTTCAATCGGGCGTTCCGGCGCTGGACAGGGACAACGCCGGTCAGTTATCAACGGGAAATAAAGCAGGTTTAATAGCGGGTAAGCTGACCGTCGTAGCCGTAACCCACCGTCTCTACCGATAGATGACGACCTATTGATAGAGACGGCGAGTATAAACCGTTGCACTACAAAATCGGCTTTAGAGAATTGTTAATCGGATACTAAACCAATTCCTGCTGCTCTGCGCGTTCGCGCAATTTCGCCGTCGGGCGGAAACGTTCGCCATACTGCTCGGCGAGTCGATCGCAGGTTTTTATGAATGTGTCGATACCCACGAAGTCAACAAACGACAAAGCTCCACCCGTATAGGCCGGGAATCCCCACGCCAGAATTGACCCCAGATCGGCATCTAACTTCGTCCGGACAACGTTTTCTTCAAAACACCGTACGGCTTCAATAACCTGGCGGTAGAGTAAACGGGTTTTTACTTCATCGAGCGAGGGTTGCTGATCGGCCAGCGGAAACAAATCGGTTAGACCAGACCAAATCTGCTTTGGCTCTCCTTCCGGATAGTCATAGAATCCGGCTTTCGCTTTTTTGCCAGACCGTCCTAGGTTAACAAACTGCTTTGCAATCTGATAACTCGTGTCATCTTCGCTTAAGAATCCGTCTTTTATACCCTGACCTGCAATTTTGTAGACCAGATCCAGGGAAACTTCATCCGTAACGGCCAGCGGTCCGACAGGCATCCCGGCATCTTTTCCGCCATTTTCGATCAGGATTGGATTAACACCATCTTTGAGCAGCTCCATCCCTTCGCTCGAATACGTACCGAAACAGCGCGACGTATAGAACCCCCGTGAATCATTGACCACAATTGGCGTTTTTCGGATTTTTCGGGTGAAATCGATGGCAACGGCCAGTGCGTAATCGGACGTTTGCTTAGTCATAATGATCTCAACGAGCATCATTTTATCGACGGGCGAGAAGAAATGAATACCGATGAAATTGGCTGGGTTGGCGGATGCCTGAGCCAACCCGCTGATCGGTAAGGTAGATGTATTAGAACCAAAGACTCCCCCAGCTGGATTATTAGTAGCGACCAGCATAGGTTCAGCTTCTTTCGTTACCTGCGCTTTTAAGTCGCGGTTCTCAAACACAGCCTCAATGATGAGGTCACACCCCTGTAAGTCCTGAACATTGGCAGAGGGTTGGATCAGATTAAGGATTCCGTCAACTTTCAGCGGGTCTATTTTGCCACGTTCAACGCCTTTTTTTAGCAGACTTCGCGAGTAATCCTTACCCTTTTCGGCGGCTTCAACCGATACATCTTTAAGAATGACTTCGATGCCTGCCTGTGCAGCTACATAGGCAATGCCTGCTCCCATCATACCTGCTCCCAGAATACCCAGTTTCTTAACGTCTGTTTTGGGTATGTCTTTGGGGCGGCTGGCTCCTTTATTCGCTTCGTTCATTCCCAGAAACATCGTCTGGATAAGATTCCTGGCTACTTTTGATGTGGCTACCTTCACAAAATGCCTGGCTTCGATCGCTAAAGCTCGGTCAATATTGACCTGTAAGCCTTCATATACGCAAGCCATGATTTCGAGTGGAGCGGGGTAATTGCCTTTGGTTTTATCCATCAGCATGGCCGTTCCTGCACTAAATGTCTGTACGCCAACAATACTCTGAACATTACCACCCGGAACCTTGAAGTTGTCTTTACCGACAATCTTGCCTGTCTTGCGATCGATTTCATCCCAGGGTTTGAGTGGGTTGGGGTTAGCAGCAATCCAGGCATGTGCCTTCGCAAGCATTTCGGCCGGGCTGTCGGCAATGTCGTCGACCATGCCGAGTTTTTTTGCCTCCTGAACACCTACTTTTTTGCCTTCCAGAATCAATGGTAGTGCCGCCTGTATGCCAATCATACGGGGAAGCCGTTGCGTACCCCCTGCGCCGGGTAACAAGCCGATGGTCACTTCGACTAAACCAATTAATGTCTTCGGATTGTTTAGTACCACGCGGTAGTGACAGGCCAGACAGATCTCGTAACCTCCTCCGAGCGCTGTACCATTGATAGCCGCAACGGTTGGCTTACCCGACGTTTCGATACGACGAAACACGCGGTTCAACTCCGACGAGACTTTCAGCATCTGGGCTGGTTCTTTATCATTGTTGCGAAGGATCATTTTCAGATCGGCACCTGCCACAAACTCGGGTTTGGCCGATGTGATGATAATACCTTTCACTGAGTCGTCGGTAAATGCCTGTTGTAAAGCCGCTTCAAACTGAGGTATTGATTCGTCGTTGAGGACGTTCATTGGAGTTGACGTCATTTCCCACGAAATGATAGCCACGTTCTGGTCAACGCTGTATTTTATCATGTCTAGCTAAGCATGAAGATTAAGAATGAAGCGTGTAGACTTGTCATAACCTAGTCTACACGCTTCATTCTTAATTAATTAACTCGTTCGAAAATCGTTGCAATGCCCATACCACCACCGATGCAAAGCGTTGAGAGACCAAACTGTTTGCCGGAACGTTCCAGTTCATCAATGAGCGTAGCCGAAATAATGGCTCCGGTTGCGCCTAATGGATGGCCTAAGGCTATAGCGCCACCGTTGACATTCAACTGACTATGATCGACGGATAATTCGTCCATGAAGAGCAGCGGTATAGCCGCAAAGGCTTCGTTGACTTCGAACAGATCAATATCACTGATGCTCATACCCGCTCGTTTGAGCACTTTGCGGGTAGCCGGAATTGGACCCGTGAGCATGATGGTTGGTTCAGAACCGACAATGGCAAAGGCTTTAATGCGAGCGCGTGGCTTCAGGCCCGATTGTTCGCCAAAGGCTTTGCTACCAATCAGGACACCGGCGGCTCCATCGACAATCTGAGAGGAATTACCGGCATGATGTACGTGATTGATTTTATCGAATTGGGCATATTTGAGTAGTGCAAGGGCATCTAGACCCATTTGGCCCATGGTTTCGAAAGCGGGTTTGAGTTTACCCAGACTCTCGGTCGTTGTGCCGGGCCTGACGCCTTCATCTCGATCAAGAACAGTGATACCAATCTCATCTTTGATTGGCACGAGTGTCTTATGAAATCGATTATCAGCCTGTGCTTCCACCGCCCGGCGGTATGACTCAGCCGCGAATGCATCGACGTCGGAACGCGAATAACCGTATTTAGTGGCTATGAGGTCGGCAGAAATGCCTTGTGGTACAATGTGATGACGAGCCACAATCAGCGGATTCATGAACAACGCACCCCCGTCGGAACCCATTGGCACTCGTGACATCGATTCGACGCCACCGGCTACAATAGCATCGACTTGCCCCGACATGACATAAGCTCCGGCCATATTGATAGCCTCCAGCCCCGACGAGCAGAACCTGTTGAGCTGAACACCCGCAACTGACTCATCGTATCCGGCTTCGAGGGCGGCTGTACGGGCAATGTCGGCACCTTGCTCACCGATGGGAGTAACACAACCCATAATGACATCGTCGACGAGCGACGTATCGAGTT
This window harbors:
- a CDS encoding DUF58 domain-containing protein, with the protein product MDEFLARLRNFDIQIRKAVNSQMRGSFRSVFKGSGLEFSDLRIYQYGDDVRAIDWNVSSKGHGTFVKVFREEKDQTVFFVVDVSASQQVGPQHRAKLDATKEVCGVLAMSAIREASHVGLYCFSDQKERYIKPSNSLKTGYQLIMSLFKLQPESARTNLADALLFTLNCLKRRSVVILLSDFIDQGYEHNLKALARKHDLVVIHFYDQREVNLPRLGIIPVHDTENGRTVWLNTSSASFRNRLRETFQQNQSRLERLCKQFNANYLVLDSQEDFIPKLIDLFRIRKYQ
- a CDS encoding VWA domain-containing protein encodes the protein MEPWYSLHWFDPDLWAQFRFTNPLALYLIPTVGLLLAIRYYLHRGAQQRLNLSLGSVGGRSQAERFNENAVRANQILISSLRFLLPSSILIALSLLLVALARPQLVETHRVEQSEGIDIMLAMDVSSSMTETDLPPNRLAAAKRVAQTFINGRKSDRIGLVIFAGEAFSLCPLTTDHDLLKQYLSELDDKMIDASGTAIGDALARCINRMRESGVLSQDSTQSAKKRSKIVILISDGDNTAGNLDPITAARLAKAFNIRLYTIAVGRVTRSSTSASTIDEGILKTIAGIGSGSFFRAIDAGRLRSVFAQIDRLEKAPVRMMVYEDVQDCYRAYLYWAISFLLFALCLKTTIVGNILED
- a CDS encoding ribonuclease HII, giving the protein MLKSYYNADAIEAGLDEVGRGCLAGPVVAAAVILPKDYTHPILNDSKQLTRKQRETLRTDIKRDALAWAVAEVSHEDIDRINILKASFLAMHRAVDSLVIRPEHLLVDGNRFVPYPMIPHTCIIKGDAHFLSIAAASVLAKTYRDDLMEQLGLEFPAYGWARNVGYPTPVHREAIRKFGPTKYHRMSFRLL
- a CDS encoding nuclear transport factor 2 family protein → METQSMQVVSDFLTAVQQGNQAKLASSLHPDIEWSQPGNNRFSGTKKSSAEVFKMVGGMFDVSSNTLALTDVKVLTANGNSVACLVHWKAVQPNGGILDVDNIDVYTVENGQITRAKVYSADVAHEDEFWLK
- a CDS encoding AraC family transcriptional regulator, which produces MQDYQKLLALNLLAYAVQKNTSVDDLCSRSGLEIDDLRSETKDQLTTVQVNKLWLNAIELSHDPLFGLHFGESLQAAALGVVGELIRHSRTIGEALTHAVAFAHLITDAFVMELDQSNQSVAIRFIPNEERRRESPVAFRQKMDFFMAFTLHEVDGLILRKMQPIRVMLPVEGPDLPEYERVLRCRSIQNSSEYLIEFDHKYWDEPILTADYELQGLLLRKVSAMNDAFTNTKALSERINKFLLANAYLGVPTLDAIAANLNVSSRSLQRKLQEEGVTYQQLTDSIRKSLALHYLQSGQYPVKEVSYILGYNELSAFNRAFRRWTGTTPVSYQREIKQV
- a CDS encoding 3-hydroxyacyl-CoA dehydrogenase NAD-binding domain-containing protein is translated as MIKYSVDQNVAIISWEMTSTPMNVLNDESIPQFEAALQQAFTDDSVKGIIITSAKPEFVAGADLKMILRNNDKEPAQMLKVSSELNRVFRRIETSGKPTVAAINGTALGGGYEICLACHYRVVLNNPKTLIGLVEVTIGLLPGAGGTQRLPRMIGIQAALPLILEGKKVGVQEAKKLGMVDDIADSPAEMLAKAHAWIAANPNPLKPWDEIDRKTGKIVGKDNFKVPGGNVQSIVGVQTFSAGTAMLMDKTKGNYPAPLEIMACVYEGLQVNIDRALAIEARHFVKVATSKVARNLIQTMFLGMNEANKGASRPKDIPKTDVKKLGILGAGMMGAGIAYVAAQAGIEVILKDVSVEAAEKGKDYSRSLLKKGVERGKIDPLKVDGILNLIQPSANVQDLQGCDLIIEAVFENRDLKAQVTKEAEPMLVATNNPAGGVFGSNTSTLPISGLAQASANPANFIGIHFFSPVDKMMLVEIIMTKQTSDYALAVAIDFTRKIRKTPIVVNDSRGFYTSRCFGTYSSEGMELLKDGVNPILIENGGKDAGMPVGPLAVTDEVSLDLVYKIAGQGIKDGFLSEDDTSYQIAKQFVNLGRSGKKAKAGFYDYPEGEPKQIWSGLTDLFPLADQQPSLDEVKTRLLYRQVIEAVRCFEENVVRTKLDADLGSILAWGFPAYTGGALSFVDFVGIDTFIKTCDRLAEQYGERFRPTAKLRERAEQQELV
- a CDS encoding acetyl-CoA C-acetyltransferase, translating into MAEAFIYDAVRTPRGRGKSDGSLHDVQPVQLLTSVLRELRDRNQLDTSLVDDVIMGCVTPIGEQGADIARTAALEAGYDESVAGVQLNRFCSSGLEAINMAGAYVMSGQVDAIVAGGVESMSRVPMGSDGGALFMNPLIVARHHIVPQGISADLIATKYGYSRSDVDAFAAESYRRAVEAQADNRFHKTLVPIKDEIGITVLDRDEGVRPGTTTESLGKLKPAFETMGQMGLDALALLKYAQFDKINHVHHAGNSSQIVDGAAGVLIGSKAFGEQSGLKPRARIKAFAIVGSEPTIMLTGPIPATRKVLKRAGMSISDIDLFEVNEAFAAIPLLFMDELSVDHSQLNVNGGAIALGHPLGATGAIISATLIDELERSGKQFGLSTLCIGGGMGIATIFERVN